The following are encoded in a window of Flavobacterium psychrotrophum genomic DNA:
- a CDS encoding nucleoside hydrolase, with protein MKYKHIFSALLLGCSLAATAQNTTDAGIKPRMRVILDNDYAGDPDGLFQLVHHVLSPSVEIRGIIGSHLRPGDGFDNSNETATHAVDNVREVLSLLKLQQKFTVYQGSNAPLKDNKTAIASDGAKAIVQEAMRTDVNTPLYIVCGGGLTEIASAYLIEPKIADKIILVWIGGTEYTDIATPPPGYTSMEYNTGIDVAAVKVIFNQSNITLWQVPRNAYRETLMSYSELLTKVKPHGKIGAYLTRKIDHVREMTNKYKIYTGETYIMGDSPLVLLTALQSSFEADPSSSFYSVKQAPKVNDAGLYEVHNNGRNIRVYHHLDNRLMFEDFYAKLQILNKK; from the coding sequence ATGAAATACAAACATATATTTTCTGCACTGCTACTGGGCTGCTCACTAGCTGCCACAGCGCAAAATACTACAGATGCAGGTATAAAGCCACGCATGCGCGTAATACTGGACAATGACTATGCCGGCGACCCCGATGGCTTGTTCCAACTCGTACATCATGTACTGTCGCCATCGGTAGAAATAAGGGGCATAATAGGTTCGCATCTTCGCCCCGGAGATGGTTTTGACAACTCAAACGAAACGGCTACCCACGCTGTAGATAATGTTAGAGAGGTACTGAGCCTTTTAAAACTACAACAAAAGTTTACCGTATATCAGGGCAGTAATGCACCGCTAAAGGATAATAAAACCGCTATAGCATCTGACGGGGCTAAAGCTATTGTACAGGAAGCCATGCGTACCGATGTAAACACTCCTCTGTATATAGTATGCGGCGGCGGACTTACCGAAATAGCAAGCGCCTATCTCATTGAACCCAAGATTGCCGATAAAATTATACTGGTTTGGATTGGTGGTACAGAATATACAGATATCGCCACTCCCCCACCGGGCTATACCTCTATGGAGTACAACACGGGTATAGATGTAGCTGCGGTAAAGGTAATTTTTAACCAAAGTAACATTACACTTTGGCAGGTGCCCCGCAATGCCTACCGCGAAACATTGATGTCGTATTCTGAATTACTTACCAAAGTAAAGCCACACGGAAAAATAGGCGCATACTTAACCAGGAAAATAGACCACGTTAGAGAAATGACCAACAAGTATAAAATCTACACGGGCGAAACTTACATTATGGGCGATTCACCATTAGTGCTGCTTACTGCTTTGCAGTCATCTTTTGAAGCAGACCCTTCTTCGAGCTTTTATTCTGTTAAGCAGGCTCCTAAAGTAAACGATGCAGGTTTGTATGAGGTACATAATAACGGCAGGAACATACGTGTATACCACCATCTTGATAACCGATTGATGTTTGAAGATTTCTATGCGAAGCTTCAAATCTTAAACAAAAAGTAA